CCGGGCCCCTCTGAAGTACGCGAGCGGAGGGCCGACAAGGGCGAAGAACCAGAGAGAAACGAAAGTGAGGGGACCCGCCGTCCCGATAACGAAGTCCCTGAAAAGCCCCGGAGAAAGGGAACTGGCGGAGTTGTACACCAGGCTCGATATCTGGTGAATGGCCACCACCAGGATGAGGGGAATCACGAAACGCTGGATGAAGCTTCTTTTCTGCATACTGTGCGATGTCCCATTGTTTCAGGTGCAATTCGGGGAAGAAGGAAAGAAGCTTAGAAGGTGAGAGGGTAGGCAGGTTTGCCGGTGTTCCTGTCGCCTCCTGCTGATGTCCATCCGATCTTCCTACCCGCTTGCCTTCTTAAGTTCTGATCTTCTGATTGCCTGTAGCTCTGTCCATCTGGAACGCCGTCACCGGTTCCAGCTTCACTTCCGGGTATATCTGTCCATGACTCGGCGGCATGGAATTGTAAACCCAGTCGATGTCCAGAATCCCCAGCGTGGTCAGGCGTATCTTCCGGAACCCTTGAAACGTGCCCCTTACCAGCACCGACTGCATCTTCAGGTTGAGCCCCAGGACCGTCACGGCGGCACCTTTTTCAATCACGCCCAGTTCATCGGCATAGGGGCGGGCGGAAAAGACGATGCGGCGGCTGCCGGCAGTCTGGCATTGGATGGCCGGTATGATCACGGGAAACCCGTCACCGCCCAGGTACGAAATAAATTTCAAGGAATCGAGTTTGTCGAAGAGATTTTGTGCAAACGGCTTGAGGATGCGTTCCTTTTCCCGTGGGGCGGCCTTTCCCCTGGCGATTCTGGTGGCTACGGCGGCCGGGACGATTTTCCCCATGGGCAGCTTTTCCTTTCCGTACGTTTCTACCAGGTCCAGGTAATGGACGGTGTTGATGCCGAAATAGGTGTTGTAGCGGAACATCGGAATTTCATTGTAGACTTCGTATTCCGGGCCCTCGGTTCGTTTGTGGGTCCAGCGGGCCTTGCCGCGCCACAGGCGTCTGTCCATGGTCATGACCAGAAAACCGACATGCGGGTTCATCTGCATGTACCATTTGCTCAGGCCCATGCAGAACTGACCCAGGGTCAACTGGCCGGGACCGGGAGCCATGATGCTGGTGATCAGGGTGAGGTGGACCTGTCCGTCGGGGTTGACGCATCCCACCAGGCCGATCTTTTCGGCCGGCTCGAAGGCCTGCATCGCTTCTTTGGCAAAGTGATGTTTTGGCGTCATATCGTATACCTTTTTTATGGCTCTTGCGGGGGGCGCGTCCTTTTGCATCTATCCCCGCCTGAAAGCCGTCATTGAGATGTATCGAGCTTCGAAGAGCCGCTCCAGTGAACAATGCCCGGATCGACACCGGAGGCTTTTGCCGCGGATACCAGGCAATGGATCTGTTCTTCGTCCAGGAGGGCGGCGCGCTCAAACTGCCAGTGCAGTCCCAGACGGGCGTATTTGTCACGACACAGGTTATTGAAAGCGCACAATTCCCAGCGGCTTACTTTTCCGTCCAGATGTGTTTTTATCCAGGCTCCGATGCCGCTGATATTCTTTTCCGTGTCGGTGGCCCCCGGGATGAGCGGCGTTCTGATCCACAGGTCTTCGGGGTACAGGTGGCTGTCTATGTACGCGGCGGCATGCATCAGGTTTTCGAGAATAATCCGATTGTCGCTGCCGGTAAAGGCGTGATGCCTGTCGGGATCGATCTCCTTGATATCGAAAAGCACCAGGTTGGCATATGGCAGAAGCATGTCCAGGGCGCTTTTGTTGCACAATCCGCAGGTGTCCAGCGCGGTTTTCACTCCCCGGGCGCGGATCCGTTGCAGAAATTGGGCGGCAAAGGCGGCCTGGAGCGTGGGTTCTCCCCCGGACAGGGTCACCCCACCCATGGACTTTTCGAAGTACACCCGGTCCTTGAGAACTTCCCTTACCAGCGCTTCCAGGTCCCATTTTTTCCCGAGTAGTTCGAGGGCCGTGGACGGACACGCCTCGACACAGAGCCCGCATCCGTCGCAGCGTTTGCGATCGATTTCGACGCCTTTTTCCGACAGGGTCAACGCTTTGCGCGGGCACGTTTCCACACAGGTGCAGCAGCCGATGCAGCGCGACCCGATCCAATGGATCTGGGGCTGCGGAGCGATGCTTTCCGGATTGTGGCACCAGGTGCACTTCAGGCTGCAGCCCTTGAAGAAAACGGTGGTTCGCAGGCCCGGCCCGTCTTCGGTTGACATGCGCTGGATTTCAAGAAGGAGGGCCGAGTTGGATTTGTCCATTCGTCAACCTAAAACTTCATCACGAAATCACGAAAACAAGAAAGCACGAAAAAATCGACAGGGCTGAAACCCTGGACTACACAACAACACGCCGAATGCATTGTAGCCCAGGGAGTTATTCCTGCAACCTAAAACATAAAACGATTTCATAAAACGATTTCAGGGTTTGGCACGTGAATATTGTTTTAATTATCAAAACTGACTGTGGCTCAATCGGTTAATGACTTCATCCTGCAATTCCCTGCCCACCGTGGTGAAATAGGCGTTATAGCCTGTGATTCTGACCAGCAGATGACGGTAGTCCGTGGGATTTTTCTGGGCATCCCTGAGCATTTCGGGGTCGAGGATGTTGACCTGAAGAGCGGTTCCCCCGTTTTCGACGTACCCCTTGAGAAAGGCCTTGAATTTCTTTCTGTGTTCGGGGTCCTTGATGATGGACGGGTTGAAGGTCATGGTGTGACTGGCGCCGTTGGGCAGGCAGTTGAGATAGTCTAGCCAGTCGCCGTTGCCGTCCGCCGCTTTCCCGCCGAGCACCTTGCCCACCGAGTTGGTGTTGGCCGTGGGGCCCTTTATGTCGGCACCGTTGGAGGGGCAGATGGCGTTGGACAGAAACTGGCCCCTGCGCCGGCCGTCGGCGCTGGCCGCCATGATATACCCGTCACCGGCCCAGTAGTTCCAGCTGAGCATTCCGGGCCGGAACCGGCGGCCGGTGGACAGGGTTTGGTATTTCCAGGTTTCCGCGCACCAGAGATCCATGACTCTTTTGGCCAGGGCATCGGCATCGTCGTCGTCGCGCCCGTACTTGGGGGCCTTGTTCTTGGCCATGGCCTGGAGTTTGGCATGGCCGTGCCAGTTGTCTTTCAGGGCCCTGACGAGTTGGCCCATGGTGCAGGCCCGTTTGTCGAAAACCAGGTATTTTACGGCCAGAAGCGAGTCGACCGTGGTGGCGAAGGTGACGGCCTCGAGGGTGGTGAAGTTGATCTCGGCGCCCCCCCGGGTAATGTCTAGGCCCTTTTCGGCACACCCCTTGACCAAACAGGAGAGGTAAGGTGTCGGCAAAAACGCCGCACGCACTTTTTCCGAGGCCTCATACACCCGGGCGCACCTTTCGACGATGTAGGCGGTTTGACGGGCATAGGCCCGCCAGAAGTCGTCGAAGCTCTCGAAGGACGTTGCATCGCCGGTGTCCGGGCCCTCACGCCGGATTTTTTCCGGCGTACCTTTCATGGGGTCGACGAAGGCGACCAGGTCCCTGCCCCCGGTCAGGGCCAGCTCGACGGCCTTGAGCAGGTTCAGGTTGATGTCCACGGTGCCGGAGCGGTCATTGCCCACCATGGTGTTTTCCAGGCAGCCGACCGGGGCGTAGTCGTAGACGTTGCCGGCGTTGATCAGGTGGGAGAGGCCGGCTTTTTCGGCCTCCAGCAGCATGCCGGCCATGGATCTTTCGTCGAAGTTGATCAGAAACGGTGCCCCCTGGCTGTCGGAGATCATGTCGACCACCTTGTCGAGCAGCGGCTCCGGCGACCGGCGATGCAGCCTGACGTTGGGCTTGGGTTCCAGGATGGGGGTCATGTCATCGATCACCTCCAGGAACATGTAGGTCAGCTCGTTGGTCATGTCACGGCCCCCGGCTCCCATGCCCGAAAGGGTGATCAGCTGGCCGAACCCGGCCGTGATGCCCTGGTTGCCGTTGCGGATCATGGCATCGTAAGCCGTGTTGCAGTGGAACCAGAAGCACTTGAGGATCTCCTTGGCAAATTCGCGATCCATGCCCCTGGATTTCGAATATTCCCAGTAAGGCAGCAGATACTGGTCGATTCGCCCGAAGGAAACGCCGGGTCCGGGGTAGTTCTCGTCGCTCATGATCAGCATGTGGGTCAACCAGAGAGCCTGCACCGCTTCCCAGAACGTTTGCGCGGGCTCCCAGGGCACACGGGCAAGGTTGTCCGCCATTTGCCGCAGCTCGTCTTTGCGGGTTCGATCCTGCTCTTTCCCGGCCAGGTTTCGGCACAGCCGGGCATACCGTCCGGCCAGTTCTCCCGGGAGGGTAGCCGCTGTCATCATGGCCCTTAGCTGTTCCCCCCTGGGGCCGTTTTGTTCATCGGCACCCAGGTTTTCATAGGCTGTTTCCAGCTCCGCGAGAATCCCTTTCCAGCCGATGCTAAGGGCGCGCTCGTATCCGGGCACCAGATGACCGTTGGTTGCGCCGGCATTGCCGTAACCGTGGTCGTGGAACCATTTCATTTGGGCGCGGGCGCCTTTTTTGCCGGTCACCAGTTTGTCGTAGGCCTTGCGTTCTTTGGAGGTAAAACAGGTGGAGGTGACCACGTTGAACCTGGCCCCGGCAATGAGATCGCCCGGGAGCATCTCCTGGGGGACGTGGTTCACCATGACCTCTTTGAGAAACCAGGCTTTTCTTTCGGCCAGCGAAAGGCTCCAGAAGTCCTCCCTGAGGGGGACATTGCGTGCGGCCTGGTGGTATCCGCCTCCCAGCGTGTCGAGAAGCATATAGACCTCCGGCACGATGTAATAGGTCATTTCCTGGTACTGAAGGTCCCAGGGCGTGCCCGTCGACCAGGCCGTGAATTCGTTGTTCCAGTTTCTTTTGTTACCCTCGAAATAGTAATCTCTTAACCAGGAAACCCGTGGCGAGAGGCCCTTGGGCTCCTTCATCGGGTGGGGACGGGGCTGAGCCAGCGCGGTTGTCACGGCATCCTCCTCCGGAATGAAAATTTCCTTTAAATATGAACCGTTCCGATCAATTACTTATAAAAAAAAATGCTCGTCGCGTCAATATTAAAGGTGGCGGGCACAAGTTTGGACCGTTGCTTGAAAACACGCATCACGACTTGGCGGCTTTGATTGCAGACGGGTCTCAATTGTTTTTCGCGTATACTGAAGTCCCCTCCTTGATAGTTTCCGCCTTTTCAACGGTATTGGTTTTATGGTCCATTCGATTCCTCCTCTGCGACAGTCAAAGAACGGGGCCCTGGCGGCATTGGCAGCTCCCGCAACGCTGTGGGTTATTGAATGTTTTTGCCGGCGGATGGAAGGCTTCCCTTTTTGATCGTGTCTTTCAAGATCTCTTGCATGAAATTGTGAGTCAGGTGATAGACAAAAATGGGGATGAGTTCCGCGTTCGTTTTGGCAATGTTTTTTATTTCTTTCTTTGAAAAATCGTTGTCGATCAGGTCCTGACGGAATCTTTGCAGAGACGCATAAAGCACCTCGATATGGTTGTCCCGCAGCTTTTTCAGGGCCGTTCTGCTGAAGCCGTTTTCGTGGGACAGCCCCCTTTTTCGCATGTCGCCGATCAGTTTACCCAGCTGAACCGCGTCGTGCGGATAAACTTTTTCACCGCCAACTTTCCTGGGAACGATGATCCGATAATTTTCAAAGTCCTTAAGTCTTTCCGGGCTCATGCCGGTATATTCGAGAAAGGTGTTTTCCCCCTTGATTTCTTCAGGCATGAGATAGTCGTTGGTTTCGAAGTAAGCACTTTTGATTTCCAGCAGCTCTTCATCTTCCACCTCCAAGCGTTTGTCCCTGATAATTTTTTTTATCTGGGAAATCGGAAGGAAATGCTTCTGCTGAAGCTTCTTGATCAGCAGGATACGTTCCACATGCCTTTCCTCATAACGGGCCTGGTTCGGAAGCGGTTTTTCCACCGGCGGCAGCATGCCTTCGCGGACAAAATAATGGATCATTTCTCTGGATACCCCGGTTTTTTTTATCAAATCTTTCATTTTCATGTTGATTTGTGAGACCTCGTGACGGTTAGGATAAAAAATGCTTGCAATTTAATGTATAACTAAATTATACATAATTTCATTACACGGTCAAGCCGGAATTTCAGCTTACATATCGAAGAACGGTGCTTTCTAATATTTTTTTAAGAAGGTATATGCCGGATTATGCGCCCTTTCAACATCGGGGGCAGGTGCCGCTTGGGACGAACAACCACATCAACAAAAAGGAGGGAATATGGCATACGTCGATACATTCGTAGGGTTTAACATCATGGCCATTGTCGGCCTGATGCTGGTGATCGGGGTGATCTTAAGGGCCAAAGTCAAAATTTTTCAAGATTTCCTCATCCCCGCGGCCATCATCGGCGGGGCCATCGGGTTTATTCTGATCAATACCGGGTTGCTGCCTTTCGAATCCAAACAGTTCGTGAATTTCAGCCTGCACGCTTTCATTATCAGTTTCATGTCCTTGTGTCTGACAAACAAGCCCGACGATGCGGTTGAAGTCAGTAAAAAGGAGTATCTCAGAGGCGGGCTCTGGATGTCTTTTGTCTGGGCCGGCAGTGTGGGGCTGCAGGCCATTGTCGGCGGCCTGCTCGTCCTGGGGTACAACCTGGTCACCGGCAGCAGCTTTTCAGAAACGTTCGGCTACATCTCGACCCACGGCTTTACGCAGGGTCCAGGTCAGGGCCTGACCATGGGCAAGATTTGGGCGGGGCTTGGCGCCTCGGGCGACCTGCCGATCGTGGGGCTGATTTACGCGAACATCGGCTTTATTTTCGCTTTTATCATCGGTGTTCCTATGGCCCGCTATTTCATTAAAAAAGGGGTGAACACCAACAGGAAGGCCAGCATCGAGAAAGAGTACCTGGTAGGCATTCTTGAAAATAAAAAATCGAGTGCCATGGGACACGAAAAAACCCATCCGGCCAATATCGACACCTTGGCCTTTCAACTGTCCATCTTGTTTATCACCTACGGGCTTACCTACCTGTACATGAAGTATATTCTGGTTTACTTAAAAGGCGTACCCTTTTTAGGGGTGTTGACGGCTTGGGGCTTATTTTTCTTTCACGGTCTGGTGGTGGCGACCGTCGTCAGGCTGATCATCAACAAGATCGGGTTGGGCCACATGTTGAGTTCCCGCCTTCAGAAACACATTACCGGCGCCGCGGTCGATATTTTATTAGTGGCCTCCTTCATGAGCGTCAGTTTTCAGGTGCTCACGAAATACCTGGGGCCGATCCTCGTGGTATCCGTGGGCGTCCTGGTGGTGACATTCCTCTATATCTGGTATTTTGGCCGCCAGCTTAGCGAACTGGGACCCGAAAGAATGATCGCCCAACTGGGCTGCTGTACGGGAGCCACGGCCAATGGGCTGTTGCTGCTGCGTATTCTGGACCCTGATTACACGACGAGTGTGTCCCTGGAACTGGCCTTTTTCAATGTGGCGATTCTCTTTACGGCCGGCGTGCCGCTGTTCCTGGTGGCACCCAACGTGCCCAACATGAGCATGCTTGCGATTATGGGATTCTACGGCCTGTACACCCTGGTCTGTTTCGGGGTGGTTTGGTACCTGGGGAAAAGAAAGAGCGATAAGGAGGTTGTCTGATGGGTCAAAAAACAATCTATCACGGGGGCACGATCCATACCATGGACAGTTCATTGCCGCGGGCAACGGCTCTGTTCGTGGAAAACGGCATCATCAAAGCGGTCGGCGATGTTTCCGAGATAAATAATCTGGCGGACGCCGACACCAGGAAGGTAGACCTTCATGGCGGTTTTCTGGTGCCGGGGTTGATTGAAACCCACAACCACCTCTCATACCTTGCTTTTTTCATGGAGCATTGCCACCTGGGCGGCGGCGCTTGTCAGAATATCGATGATGCCGTTCGTCTCCTCAGGGAGCATGATGCCGGGGGGGATGCGGAATACATTGTCGGCCGGGGGTTTGACGACAGCTACACGCCCGACCTGCGACATCTCACCAGAAAGGACCTCGACAGGGTATCGCAGGTAAAGCCGGTTCTGGTTCACCACATGTCCGGACACGTAGGCTATCTCAACAGCAGGGCGCTTGAGCTCATGGGTATCAGCGCGTCGACGGAAAACCCTCCGGGCGGTTGGATCGAAAGGGATGAAAGCGGCAACCCCACGGGTAAACTCGAAGAAATGGCCTGGTTTCAGCTGGTAGCGGAAAAAATGCCCCAGCCTACAGACCAGGCAAAGATCCAATCCTTAATCAAAAAAGCCGTAACCGTGTTTAATGGATACGGCGTGGTGGCCGTGCATGATGCCGCCATCGGCATTGGCGGAACCGGGGAAAGAATCGTATCCGCCTACCAGGCCCTGGAGAATAACAGGGAGCTTAACATGCGTGCCTTTTTGTCCATGATGGTGCAGTCTTCAATGCAACAAACGCCCGAGCAAATCGATGCTGTCGGCATGGGCAGGAGGCGGGTCGTGGTTGGCGGCGTCAAACTGTTTGTGGACGGATCCATACAGGCCAATACCGCGGCCCTGCTCGCTCCTTACAAAAACAAGCCTGATTTTAAAGGGGAAATGGTCATGAGCCCGGGTGATATCGAGGAAGCTGTTTTGAAGTACCACAAAAACGGGGATCACATCTCGATACACGCCAATGGCGATGCCGCTATCGAGGCCGTTGTCACGGCCTTTGAAAAGGCTCAGAAAGCCCATTTCAGGAAAGATACACGGCATATGGTGATCCACTGCCAGATGGCTCATAAAGCGCATATCGACAGGATGAAGGCTGCCGGCGTCATCCCCAGCTTTTTTGGCATGCATGTGCATTATTACGGCGATCGTCACTTGGACACATTCCTCGGTGAGGAGCGTGCTTCGAGGCTCGACCCTTTTGGCGATGCGCATCGTGCGGATCTCGATTTTACACTGCACACCGATACGCCCGTGATGCCGCC
This is a stretch of genomic DNA from Deltaproteobacteria bacterium. It encodes these proteins:
- a CDS encoding glycyl-radical enzyme activating protein produces the protein MDKSNSALLLEIQRMSTEDGPGLRTTVFFKGCSLKCTWCHNPESIAPQPQIHWIGSRCIGCCTCVETCPRKALTLSEKGVEIDRKRCDGCGLCVEACPSTALELLGKKWDLEALVREVLKDRVYFEKSMGGVTLSGGEPTLQAAFAAQFLQRIRARGVKTALDTCGLCNKSALDMLLPYANLVLFDIKEIDPDRHHAFTGSDNRIILENLMHAAAYIDSHLYPEDLWIRTPLIPGATDTEKNISGIGAWIKTHLDGKVSRWELCAFNNLCRDKYARLGLHWQFERAALLDEEQIHCLVSAAKASGVDPGIVHWSGSSKLDTSQ
- a CDS encoding MerR family transcriptional regulator, giving the protein MKMKDLIKKTGVSREMIHYFVREGMLPPVEKPLPNQARYEERHVERILLIKKLQQKHFLPISQIKKIIRDKRLEVEDEELLEIKSAYFETNDYLMPEEIKGENTFLEYTGMSPERLKDFENYRIIVPRKVGGEKVYPHDAVQLGKLIGDMRKRGLSHENGFSRTALKKLRDNHIEVLYASLQRFRQDLIDNDFSKKEIKNIAKTNAELIPIFVYHLTHNFMQEILKDTIKKGSLPSAGKNIQ
- a CDS encoding amidohydrolase; the protein is MGQKTIYHGGTIHTMDSSLPRATALFVENGIIKAVGDVSEINNLADADTRKVDLHGGFLVPGLIETHNHLSYLAFFMEHCHLGGGACQNIDDAVRLLREHDAGGDAEYIVGRGFDDSYTPDLRHLTRKDLDRVSQVKPVLVHHMSGHVGYLNSRALELMGISASTENPPGGWIERDESGNPTGKLEEMAWFQLVAEKMPQPTDQAKIQSLIKKAVTVFNGYGVVAVHDAAIGIGGTGERIVSAYQALENNRELNMRAFLSMMVQSSMQQTPEQIDAVGMGRRRVVVGGVKLFVDGSIQANTAALLAPYKNKPDFKGEMVMSPGDIEEAVLKYHKNGDHISIHANGDAAIEAVVTAFEKAQKAHFRKDTRHMVIHCQMAHKAHIDRMKAAGVIPSFFGMHVHYYGDRHLDTFLGEERASRLDPFGDAHRADLDFTLHTDTPVMPPWTMASIGTAVTRKTKGGTVLGEDQRISPEKALAAYTTMAAKCSYSEKDRGSISVGKLADFTLLSQDVTQCDPDAIQDTEILKTIIEDQAVFEA